In Luteibacter mycovicinus, a genomic segment contains:
- a CDS encoding rubredoxin, which translates to MSQSTETTLRKWMCVVCGFIYDEALGLPDEGIEPGTRWEDIPDTWTCPDCGVTKDDFEMVELD; encoded by the coding sequence ATGAGCCAGAGCACTGAAACCACCCTTCGCAAATGGATGTGCGTCGTTTGCGGCTTCATCTACGACGAAGCCCTGGGCCTGCCGGATGAAGGCATCGAACCGGGTACGCGCTGGGAGGATATCCCGGATACCTGGACCTGCCCCGACTGCGGCGTGACCAAGGACGACTTCGAGATGGTCGAGCTGGACTGA
- a CDS encoding DUF192 domain-containing protein, translating to MLRRAALIALLFVTHGASAATAPSVTLHGKTFSTEFATDDASRELGLMNRTELAADHSMLFVFVDDEPRAFWMKNTLIPLDILYFNKDRQLVSMQLNAQPCKADPCAIYPSGGQYARYVLELKAGTAGKLGLKLGETLTIEGDPGTVR from the coding sequence ATGTTACGTCGCGCTGCTCTTATCGCACTGCTTTTCGTTACTCACGGCGCTTCCGCCGCGACCGCCCCTTCGGTCACGCTCCATGGCAAGACGTTCTCCACCGAATTCGCCACCGACGATGCGTCGCGCGAGCTCGGGCTGATGAATCGCACCGAACTCGCGGCCGACCACAGCATGCTCTTCGTCTTCGTCGATGACGAACCACGCGCGTTCTGGATGAAGAACACCCTCATCCCGCTGGACATCCTCTACTTCAACAAGGATCGCCAGCTGGTCTCCATGCAGCTCAACGCGCAGCCCTGCAAGGCCGATCCCTGCGCGATCTACCCCAGTGGCGGTCAGTACGCGCGATACGTGCTCGAGCTCAAGGCGGGCACCGCGGGCAAGCTTGGGCTGAAGCTGGGCGAGACACTGACCATCGAGGGCGATCCCGGCACGGTGCGCTGA
- a CDS encoding YolA family protein — translation MNSVRFLFCTMTLSCTPVLGVHAQEAFAVPRHAMTAMPSLTAADNEMHVPIDAQSVVPVPRAPAPGLSSVRVLAVGSTACGWEYPDGKGTTTCNHGGGELRVAVMEIGYGSNPIASMNGGQLPRSAQYASTGICVTGTQYTWPCTPGQTVVGWLNEYNVDGYESGLFKYQNTSTNAPHNTVYTQINIL, via the coding sequence TTGAATTCCGTTCGTTTTCTTTTCTGCACCATGACACTGTCCTGCACACCCGTCCTGGGCGTCCATGCACAAGAAGCTTTTGCCGTCCCCCGGCATGCCATGACCGCGATGCCGTCGTTGACTGCGGCAGACAATGAGATGCACGTGCCGATCGACGCGCAGTCCGTGGTGCCTGTCCCACGTGCGCCCGCTCCTGGACTCTCGAGCGTCCGTGTTCTTGCCGTGGGCTCGACTGCGTGCGGTTGGGAATATCCCGATGGCAAGGGAACAACGACATGCAATCACGGCGGCGGCGAGCTCCGCGTCGCCGTCATGGAGATCGGGTACGGATCCAACCCGATCGCGTCCATGAATGGCGGACAGTTGCCGCGTTCGGCCCAATACGCGAGCACCGGCATCTGTGTCACCGGCACGCAGTACACGTGGCCATGCACGCCAGGCCAGACGGTGGTCGGTTGGCTCAACGAGTACAACGTGGACGGCTACGAGTCCGGACTGTTCAAGTATCAGAACACGTCGACCAATGCACCGCACAACACGGTGTACACCCAGATCAACATTCTTTGA
- a CDS encoding DeoR family transcriptional regulator, giving the protein MDLRLNRRQEELVAIVQRQGFVGVDELASHFDVAPQTIRRDLNLLADGGLIRRYHGGVSTPTSSVENVAYAARQTLQAAEKGRIAAAIAAQIPDGSSLFINLGTTNEGVGRALLERRDLRVITNNLNIALLLSENPTFEVIVAGGVVRARDHGVTGEATIELIRQFKVDYGIIGISGIELDGTLLDFDFHEVRVAQAIIEHSRQVYLAADHTKIGRNAMVRLGDFSRVDAWFTDKTPPEPLLPVIEAAGTRLFVAD; this is encoded by the coding sequence ATGGATTTACGCCTCAATCGAAGACAGGAAGAACTGGTCGCGATCGTCCAGCGCCAGGGCTTCGTCGGTGTCGATGAACTCGCCAGCCACTTCGACGTGGCGCCGCAGACCATCCGGCGGGACCTGAACCTGCTCGCCGACGGCGGGTTGATCCGCCGCTACCACGGCGGCGTCAGCACCCCGACCAGCAGTGTCGAAAACGTGGCTTACGCGGCGCGCCAGACATTGCAAGCGGCGGAGAAGGGCCGCATCGCCGCGGCTATCGCCGCACAGATTCCCGACGGGTCATCGTTGTTCATCAACCTCGGCACGACCAACGAGGGGGTGGGACGCGCGCTGCTCGAGCGTCGGGACCTGCGTGTCATTACCAACAATCTCAACATCGCCTTGCTGCTCAGTGAAAACCCGACGTTCGAGGTGATCGTCGCCGGCGGTGTGGTCCGGGCTCGCGATCATGGTGTGACAGGCGAGGCCACCATCGAGCTGATCCGTCAGTTCAAGGTGGACTACGGGATCATCGGCATCTCGGGTATCGAGCTGGATGGCACCTTGCTGGACTTCGACTTCCACGAAGTGCGTGTTGCCCAGGCGATCATCGAGCACTCGCGCCAAGTCTACCTGGCGGCGGACCACACCAAGATCGGCCGCAACGCGATGGTCAGGCTGGGTGACTTCAGCCGGGTGGATGCCTGGTTCACCGATAAGACGCCGCCGGAGCCGTTGCTCCCGGTGATCGAGGCGGCGGGTACGCGGTTGTTTGTGGCGGACTGA
- the glpD gene encoding glycerol-3-phosphate dehydrogenase, with protein MVEQVDVLVVGGGVNGVGIARDAVGRGLSVWLCERDDLASHTSSAATKLIHGGLRYLEQFEFALVGKALAEREVLLRAAPHIIWPLRFVLPHQPHLRPAWMIRIGLFLYDHLGRGRRTLPGSRRVRFAKHVTGEPMRDDFAVGFVYSDAWVQDARLVVLNAMDAVHRGAKVETHTRCVSARRDADGWTAELESRDGTRHFVKARALVNAAGPWAASFLDDVVHVKHTHSLRLIKGSHIIVPKIFDHRYAYIFQQPDRRIVFAIPYERDFTLIGTTDVEYKADPSHPEIDADETRYLCDAANRYFKKQLTPDDVVWSYSGVRPLLQDEAGSASEVTRDYLLDIDQTGGAPLLNVFGGKLTTYRKLSEEAVDKLAPLLGNDKPAWTADARPLPGGGERDIDALTDDIRSSRPWLPETFAWRLTHMYGTRARDLLGEADGLDALGTHFGSDLYQAEVDYLIRHEWATEAEDILWRRSKIGLRVGPDDVKRLTEYLNQRVPKGPAINP; from the coding sequence ATGGTCGAGCAGGTCGATGTTCTGGTGGTCGGTGGCGGCGTCAACGGTGTCGGCATCGCGCGTGACGCCGTGGGCCGCGGGCTCTCGGTGTGGCTGTGTGAACGTGACGATCTGGCCTCGCATACCTCGAGCGCGGCGACCAAGCTGATTCATGGTGGCTTGCGCTATCTCGAGCAGTTCGAGTTCGCCCTCGTGGGCAAGGCACTCGCCGAGCGCGAGGTGCTTCTTCGCGCGGCCCCGCACATTATCTGGCCGTTGCGTTTCGTCCTTCCGCATCAGCCGCATCTGCGCCCGGCGTGGATGATTCGTATCGGACTGTTCCTCTACGATCATCTGGGCCGCGGTCGCCGCACGCTGCCGGGCTCGCGCCGCGTTCGTTTCGCCAAACACGTCACCGGCGAGCCGATGCGCGATGACTTCGCGGTAGGCTTCGTCTATTCCGACGCCTGGGTGCAGGACGCACGTCTCGTGGTGCTCAACGCCATGGACGCCGTGCACCGCGGCGCCAAGGTGGAGACGCACACCAGGTGCGTCAGCGCACGTCGTGACGCGGACGGCTGGACGGCTGAACTCGAGTCCCGCGACGGCACCCGCCACTTCGTCAAGGCGCGGGCGCTCGTCAACGCCGCGGGTCCGTGGGCCGCGAGTTTCCTCGACGACGTAGTGCACGTGAAGCACACGCACTCGCTGCGCCTGATCAAGGGCAGCCACATCATCGTTCCGAAGATCTTCGATCATCGCTACGCGTATATCTTCCAGCAGCCCGATCGTCGCATCGTGTTCGCTATCCCGTACGAGCGCGACTTCACGCTGATCGGCACCACCGACGTCGAGTACAAGGCCGACCCGTCGCATCCGGAAATCGACGCCGACGAGACGCGTTACCTTTGCGACGCCGCCAACCGTTACTTCAAGAAGCAGCTGACGCCGGACGACGTGGTCTGGAGCTATAGCGGCGTGCGTCCGCTGCTGCAGGACGAAGCGGGCAGCGCCTCGGAAGTGACGCGCGACTACCTGCTCGACATCGATCAGACCGGTGGGGCGCCGCTGCTGAACGTCTTCGGCGGTAAGCTGACCACGTACCGCAAGCTGTCCGAAGAGGCGGTCGACAAGCTCGCCCCGCTGCTGGGTAACGACAAGCCGGCGTGGACGGCCGACGCGCGTCCGCTGCCCGGTGGCGGTGAGCGCGACATCGACGCGCTCACCGACGACATCCGGTCGTCACGTCCTTGGTTGCCTGAGACCTTCGCATGGCGGCTCACGCACATGTACGGCACGCGTGCCCGCGATCTGCTGGGCGAAGCCGATGGCCTCGATGCGCTGGGGACACACTTCGGTTCCGACCTGTACCAGGCTGAAGTCGACTACCTGATCCGGCACGAATGGGCGACCGAAGCGGAAGACATCCTCTGGCGGCGCAGCAAGATCGGCCTGCGTGTCGGTCCGGACGACGTGAAGCGTCTTACCGAATACCTCAATCAGCGGGTCCCGAAGGGCCCCGCCATTAACCCGTAG
- a CDS encoding MIP/aquaporin family protein: MMRQNIGELISEALAMFIIIAFGDSVACMYVLYDPSPYLNAYWGVCIAWGLAVTIAIYATASVSGTHANPAVTLALAVFRDFSWKKVVPYWIAQVIGAFLGAAIVYALFGPVIDHFNATHNLTREAGGAAGVFFTHPGLAVSPMHALSDQIILTAFLLFGIFAITEQYNETAPGANNGALIIGLLVATIGASMGYLEAWAINPARDFGPRLFAYFAGWGPSALPSPDNYWWVPIVGPLIGGVVGGGAYQLLVHPFLPARQRALEEARQKAARGTSSTNTIS; the protein is encoded by the coding sequence ATCATGCGACAAAATATAGGCGAGTTGATTTCCGAAGCCCTGGCGATGTTCATCATCATCGCTTTCGGCGATTCCGTAGCATGCATGTACGTGCTCTACGACCCTAGTCCCTATCTGAATGCCTACTGGGGTGTCTGTATCGCGTGGGGTCTCGCGGTCACCATCGCGATCTACGCGACCGCATCGGTGTCCGGTACGCACGCCAACCCGGCCGTAACGCTGGCCCTGGCGGTATTCCGCGACTTCTCCTGGAAGAAAGTCGTGCCTTACTGGATCGCCCAGGTGATCGGCGCGTTTCTTGGCGCGGCTATCGTCTATGCGCTGTTCGGTCCGGTCATCGATCACTTCAACGCCACGCACAACCTGACCCGTGAAGCGGGCGGTGCGGCGGGCGTGTTCTTTACGCATCCGGGCCTGGCCGTCTCGCCCATGCACGCGCTGTCCGATCAGATCATCCTCACCGCTTTCCTGCTGTTCGGTATCTTCGCCATCACCGAGCAGTACAACGAAACCGCACCGGGCGCGAACAACGGCGCGCTGATCATCGGCCTGCTGGTCGCCACCATCGGCGCGTCGATGGGCTATCTCGAAGCATGGGCGATCAACCCCGCGCGTGATTTCGGTCCGCGACTGTTCGCCTACTTCGCCGGCTGGGGTCCCTCGGCGCTTCCGTCGCCGGATAACTACTGGTGGGTGCCGATCGTCGGTCCGCTGATCGGCGGTGTCGTCGGTGGCGGCGCTTACCAGCTGCTCGTGCATCCTTTCCTGCCAGCACGTCAGCGTGCGCTTGAAGAAGCGCGCCAGAAGGCGGCGCGCGGCACATCTTCCACCAACACCATTTCGTGA
- the glpK gene encoding glycerol kinase GlpK gives MSKQKYILAIDQGTTSSRTILFDHDGNIAGTAQREFPQIFPQPGWVEHNPREIMTSVLSTMTEVISSSGIDASCIEGIGITNQRETAVVWDKKSGQPIYNAIVWQSRQTADICEKLKADGHDEMVREKTGLLIDAYFAGTKVRWILDHVEGAQERAEAGELLFGTIDTWVIWNLTGGKVHVTDYTNASRTLMYDIYKREWDDELLKMLNVPRAMLPEVKSSSEVYGNTLAKHFFGREVPIAGIAGDQQAALFGQACFEPGLAKNTYGTGCFMLMNTGEKAVRSKNGLLTTIAWGVDGKVEYALEGSIFVAGSVIQWLRDGLRMLGKASDSQSYAERAKDNDGVYFVPAFVGLGAPYWRSDVRGAVFGLSRGTTKEQFIRAALESMAYQTRDVLEAMQIDSGIELKELRADGGAIANDFMAQFQADILDVTVLRPKVQETTAQGAAYLAGLAVGFWKDRADIAKRWAVDRKFEPAMTKEARDDLYEGWKQAVTATMGFKPRN, from the coding sequence ATGAGCAAGCAGAAATACATCCTCGCCATCGACCAGGGCACCACCAGCTCTCGCACGATTCTTTTCGACCACGATGGCAACATCGCCGGCACCGCGCAGCGTGAGTTCCCCCAGATCTTCCCGCAGCCGGGCTGGGTCGAACACAACCCGCGCGAAATCATGACCAGCGTGCTGTCGACGATGACCGAGGTCATCAGCAGCTCCGGTATCGACGCCAGCTGTATCGAAGGCATCGGCATCACCAACCAGCGCGAGACCGCGGTGGTGTGGGACAAGAAGAGCGGTCAGCCCATCTACAACGCGATCGTCTGGCAGTCGCGCCAGACCGCCGACATCTGCGAGAAGCTCAAGGCCGACGGCCATGACGAGATGGTGCGCGAGAAGACCGGCCTGCTGATCGACGCGTATTTCGCCGGTACCAAGGTGCGCTGGATTCTCGACCATGTCGAAGGCGCGCAGGAGAGGGCCGAGGCGGGCGAGCTTCTGTTCGGCACCATCGACACCTGGGTGATCTGGAACCTCACCGGTGGCAAGGTGCACGTGACCGATTACACCAATGCGTCGCGCACGCTGATGTACGACATCTACAAGCGCGAATGGGACGATGAGCTGCTGAAGATGCTCAACGTGCCGCGCGCGATGCTGCCGGAGGTGAAGTCGTCCAGCGAGGTCTACGGCAATACGCTGGCCAAGCATTTCTTCGGCCGCGAAGTGCCGATCGCCGGTATCGCCGGTGACCAGCAGGCGGCGTTGTTTGGTCAGGCATGCTTCGAGCCGGGTCTGGCCAAGAACACGTACGGCACCGGCTGCTTCATGCTGATGAACACGGGCGAGAAGGCCGTGCGTTCGAAGAACGGCCTGCTCACCACCATCGCGTGGGGTGTCGACGGCAAGGTCGAATACGCGCTGGAAGGCAGCATCTTTGTCGCCGGTTCCGTCATCCAGTGGCTGCGCGACGGTCTGCGCATGCTGGGCAAGGCGTCGGATTCGCAGTCGTATGCGGAACGCGCGAAGGACAACGATGGTGTGTACTTCGTGCCGGCGTTCGTCGGTCTTGGTGCGCCGTACTGGCGCAGCGATGTGCGTGGCGCCGTGTTCGGTCTCTCGCGCGGTACGACGAAGGAACAGTTCATCCGCGCCGCCCTCGAGTCGATGGCGTACCAGACGCGCGACGTGCTCGAAGCGATGCAGATCGACTCGGGCATCGAGCTGAAGGAGCTGCGAGCCGACGGTGGTGCGATCGCCAACGACTTCATGGCGCAATTCCAGGCGGACATTCTCGACGTGACGGTGTTGCGTCCTAAGGTGCAGGAAACCACGGCGCAGGGCGCGGCGTACCTCGCCGGCCTCGCGGTCGGTTTCTGGAAGGACCGTGCGGATATCGCCAAGCGCTGGGCGGTCGATCGCAAGTTCGAGCCGGCGATGACCAAGGAAGCGCGTGACGACCTCTACGAAGGCTGGAAGCAGGCGGTGACGGCGACGATGGGGTTCAAGCCCAGGAACTGA
- a CDS encoding carbohydrate kinase family protein has product MTAVICGSLAYDTIMVFQDQFKNHIIPDQVHILNVSFLVPAMRREFGGCAGNIAYNLKLLGGEPMPVATVGQDFAPYRAHLEKFGIRLDGVRQFDDQFTPQCFITTDLDNNQITAFHPGAMSSAHENHVRDIPDYQFGIVAPDGREAMLQHVDEFAARGVPFIFDPGQAMPLFNGDEFRSMIGKATYVIVNDYESQLLQQRTGWSAADIASKVTAYIITQGPRGSLIHVDGQTIEIPPAREHKVVDPTGCGDAYRAGLIFGIMKGYDWPTVGKMASLMGALKVEHPGTQNQYFTYEQFATEFESQFGYKLG; this is encoded by the coding sequence ATGACTGCCGTTATCTGCGGATCGCTCGCCTACGACACCATCATGGTGTTCCAGGACCAGTTCAAGAACCACATCATTCCGGACCAGGTGCATATCCTGAACGTGTCGTTCCTGGTGCCGGCCATGCGCCGCGAGTTCGGCGGTTGCGCCGGCAACATCGCATACAACCTGAAGCTGCTCGGCGGCGAACCGATGCCCGTGGCCACCGTCGGCCAGGATTTCGCGCCCTACCGCGCGCACCTCGAGAAATTCGGCATCCGCCTCGATGGCGTCCGCCAGTTCGACGACCAGTTCACCCCGCAGTGCTTCATCACCACGGATCTGGACAACAACCAGATCACGGCCTTCCATCCGGGCGCCATGTCCAGCGCGCACGAAAACCACGTGCGTGATATCCCGGACTATCAGTTCGGCATCGTGGCGCCGGACGGCCGCGAAGCCATGCTGCAGCACGTCGACGAGTTCGCCGCACGCGGCGTGCCCTTCATCTTCGATCCGGGCCAGGCGATGCCGCTGTTCAACGGCGACGAGTTCCGCTCGATGATCGGCAAGGCCACGTACGTCATCGTCAACGACTACGAGTCGCAGCTGCTGCAGCAGCGCACCGGCTGGAGCGCGGCGGACATCGCGTCGAAGGTCACCGCGTACATCATCACGCAGGGTCCGCGCGGCTCGCTGATCCACGTCGACGGCCAGACGATCGAGATCCCGCCGGCACGCGAGCACAAGGTGGTCGACCCCACCGGCTGCGGCGACGCGTATCGTGCCGGTCTGATCTTCGGCATCATGAAGGGCTACGACTGGCCGACCGTCGGCAAGATGGCGTCGCTGATGGGCGCGCTGAAGGTCGAGCATCCAGGCACGCAAAACCAGTACTTCACGTACGAGCAGTTCGCGACCGAGTTCGAAAGCCAGTTCGGTTACAAGCTGGGCTGA
- a CDS encoding rod shape-determining protein, producing MFKKFRGLFSNDISIDLGTANTLIYVRGQGIVLNEPSVVAIRQDRGPGGPRAVAAVGGDAKRMLGRTPGNIATVRPMKDGVIADFTMTEAMLQHFIKQVHRSRMLRPSPRVLVCVPCGSTQVERRAIKESAEGAGARDVFLIEEPMAAAIGAGIPVHEARGSMVLDIGGGTSEVAVISLNGIVYSQSVRVGGDRFDEAIINYVRRNHGTLIGESTAERIKLEVGCAFPQSEVREMEISGRNLAEGVPRMFTINSNEVLEALHEPLSGIVAAVKAALEQTPPELCSDVAERGIVLTGGGALLRDLDRLISEETGLHVQVADDPLTCVARGGGKALEMIDQHGSDFFAFE from the coding sequence ATGTTTAAGAAGTTCCGCGGACTCTTTTCGAACGACATCTCCATCGATCTCGGTACGGCGAATACGCTCATCTACGTGCGCGGGCAGGGCATTGTCCTGAACGAGCCGTCGGTCGTGGCCATCCGTCAGGATCGTGGCCCGGGCGGCCCGCGTGCCGTCGCCGCCGTGGGTGGCGACGCCAAGCGCATGCTCGGCCGCACCCCGGGCAATATCGCCACGGTGCGTCCGATGAAGGACGGCGTCATCGCCGACTTCACCATGACCGAGGCGATGCTCCAGCATTTCATCAAGCAGGTGCACCGCTCGCGCATGCTGCGTCCCAGCCCGCGCGTGCTGGTCTGCGTCCCCTGCGGTTCCACCCAGGTGGAACGCCGCGCCATCAAGGAATCCGCCGAAGGCGCCGGTGCGCGCGACGTGTTCCTGATCGAAGAACCGATGGCCGCCGCGATCGGCGCCGGTATCCCGGTGCACGAGGCCCGTGGCTCCATGGTTCTCGACATCGGCGGCGGTACCTCCGAAGTCGCCGTCATCTCGCTCAACGGCATCGTCTACTCGCAGTCCGTGCGGGTGGGCGGCGACCGCTTCGACGAAGCCATCATCAACTACGTGCGTCGCAACCACGGCACGCTGATCGGTGAATCAACCGCCGAGCGGATCAAGCTCGAAGTCGGCTGCGCCTTCCCGCAGAGCGAAGTCCGCGAGATGGAAATCTCCGGCCGCAACCTCGCCGAGGGCGTGCCGCGCATGTTCACGATCAACTCCAACGAAGTGCTCGAAGCCCTCCACGAGCCGCTGTCCGGCATCGTGGCCGCGGTCAAGGCGGCGCTGGAGCAGACCCCGCCGGAGCTCTGCTCCGACGTGGCCGAGCGCGGCATCGTGCTCACCGGTGGCGGCGCGCTGCTGCGCGATCTGGATCGCCTGATCTCCGAGGAAACCGGCCTGCACGTGCAGGTGGCCGACGACCCGCTCACCTGCGTGGCGCGTGGCGGCGGCAAGGCCCTGGAGATGATCGACCAGCACGGCAGCGACTTCTTCGCTTTCGAATGA
- the mreC gene encoding rod shape-determining protein MreC — protein sequence MALNRDDKSPLFAPGVAGTLRLIVYLALACVLMVLDHRGGWLANVRYGLSIVIEPVYRIAGLPSQGFQAATVAFADRQRLTEQNQRLREDLLLANAKLNRMASVAEQNQRLKELLDTQHSLSLNVQLARLVGVDLGPFRHRIVLNLGARDKVQQGQVVIDARGVMGQIVDVMPTTSVAMLITDPNHAIPVTIERTGLRTVAYGSRAGDMLTLPTIPVSADVQAGDKLVTSGLGGRFPPGFPVGEIRDVAQTASGTFLSAQAKPAADLDRSEDVLLLHDLAEPAGPPSLAPEAGPPASMAPDPNAPPAVPTPAPTLPSVTSPTTSRVAPARASTAGSTP from the coding sequence GTGGCGCTGAATCGCGACGACAAGTCGCCGCTTTTCGCACCAGGCGTAGCGGGAACGCTACGCCTGATCGTGTATCTGGCCCTCGCCTGTGTCCTGATGGTCCTCGACCACCGGGGCGGCTGGCTGGCCAACGTGCGCTACGGCCTGTCGATCGTCATCGAACCCGTTTACCGGATCGCCGGCCTGCCATCGCAGGGTTTCCAGGCGGCCACGGTGGCGTTCGCCGATCGCCAGCGCCTGACCGAGCAGAACCAGCGCCTGCGGGAAGATCTGCTGCTGGCCAATGCCAAGCTCAACCGCATGGCCTCGGTCGCCGAGCAGAACCAGCGCCTGAAGGAACTCCTCGATACCCAGCACAGCCTCTCGCTCAACGTGCAGCTCGCGCGTCTGGTCGGCGTGGACCTCGGTCCGTTCCGGCACCGGATCGTGCTCAACCTCGGCGCCCGCGACAAGGTGCAGCAGGGGCAGGTGGTGATCGACGCGCGTGGCGTCATGGGCCAGATCGTCGACGTGATGCCGACCACCTCGGTGGCCATGCTGATTACCGATCCCAACCACGCCATTCCGGTGACCATCGAGCGCACCGGCCTGCGCACCGTCGCCTATGGCTCACGTGCGGGCGACATGCTGACCCTGCCGACCATTCCGGTTTCGGCTGACGTGCAGGCGGGCGACAAGCTGGTCACGTCGGGCCTCGGCGGCCGCTTCCCGCCGGGCTTCCCGGTGGGGGAGATCCGTGACGTCGCACAGACCGCATCGGGAACCTTTCTCTCCGCGCAGGCCAAACCGGCCGCCGATCTCGACCGCAGTGAAGACGTGCTGCTCCTGCACGACCTGGCCGAGCCGGCGGGTCCGCCGTCGCTCGCGCCGGAAGCGGGTCCGCCGGCCAGCATGGCACCCGATCCGAACGCACCGCCCGCGGTTCCGACGCCCGCGCCCACGCTGCCTTCGGTGACCTCGCCGACCACGAGTCGCGTCGCGCCCGCGCGCGCATCCACGGCCGGGAGCACGCCATGA
- the mreD gene encoding rod shape-determining protein MreD translates to MNRIRVRQLWFAATLLLSLFLMLIPLPGPLTPFKPYWPALILLYWCLQSGDRVTLGMAFCLGVGADLFDGVLLGEQALRLTAMVFIALRFRSRLRFFPMWQQALAVLALLLNDRVLLLLIRVLGGDPVPPAEYWISPFVGAALWPFVFLILDDLRARLRIHET, encoded by the coding sequence ATGAACCGTATCCGCGTCCGGCAGCTCTGGTTCGCGGCGACGCTCCTGCTGTCGCTGTTCCTCATGCTGATTCCGTTGCCGGGTCCGCTGACGCCGTTCAAGCCGTACTGGCCGGCGCTGATCCTGCTTTATTGGTGCCTGCAGTCGGGCGACCGGGTCACGCTTGGCATGGCGTTCTGTCTGGGCGTGGGCGCGGATCTGTTCGACGGTGTGTTACTCGGCGAGCAGGCACTGCGACTTACCGCCATGGTCTTCATCGCGCTGCGCTTCCGCTCGCGGCTGCGTTTCTTCCCGATGTGGCAGCAGGCGCTGGCCGTGCTGGCCCTGCTGCTCAACGACCGTGTGCTGCTCCTGCTGATCCGCGTGCTCGGCGGCGATCCCGTGCCGCCGGCGGAATACTGGATCTCGCCCTTCGTCGGCGCGGCCTTGTGGCCGTTCGTGTTCCTGATCCTGGACGACCTCCGCGCACGGCTGCGCATCCACGAGACATGA